CCCGCTGCACGGTCATGGCGCTGACCAGGGCGTACTCGGCCCAGAGCAGATCGTCCAAGGACAATTCCCGGATATTCAGGTCCACCAGACGCGGATTCCAATGCTTCGGAAGCATGGCCGCAATGGTCACGAGTCCTAGCGGAGGCGAGGAGACCTTCTTGCCCACGAACTTCAGGGCGTGCTTGAAGCTCCAGAACGTATCCGGAATCTCGGGATAGATCAGCAGGACATTGATTGGGGACGTTTGTGAATCTAAAGTCATGTGCTCTCCCCTTGTGGCAACGGCAGGCAGGATGTGACCAAGCTAACTGAGTGTTGGAAAAGTTCTCATCTGTCAGTCGGTTCAAAAACCCCAAGTGCAAGGAGCAAAAATAGTTCAAGGTCGAAGCGTATTCATTCATACGTGAGAGCTTGAACTATTTGCAACGACGCGGCAATTGGGAGTTTTTCAACGGACTGCTAAAGCTTTCTGCCGCCGACAAACAGAAGCCCGCCGCCGATCACTATCGCCCCTATTCCGGCCCAGATCGGAATGTTGACCGTCTGCCTGTCCTGCACCGAGAATTCCAGTGGTCCCAGCTTGGCTTCATGGGTTTCCCTGGTGTACGTGAAACCGCCGTACGCCAAGCCTAAAGCGCCGACAAGAATCAACGCAAGCGCAACTACTCTTATCGCATTCATTGTATGTCCTCCCCCGTGAAAAAATGAAAACGCAGGAACGAATCCTGATTCGTTCCTACGTGGCGTGCCGCTCTACTCTCCCACGGCTCTTTTCACATCGCCTACTTTTTCCTGCACAACTCCGCCGAGTTTTTCGACTTTGCCCTCGGCTTCCATATCGGGATTGCCGACGGCCTTCCCGACGACTTCTTTGGCCTTTCCTTTGGCCTGATGCATCTTGCCTTCCGCCTTATCCTTCGTGCTTGATTTCATGATATTTTCTCCTCTTTGGTTGAGAATTGACGCGCTCAAAAACGGTATGGTGGACAAAATGCACGATTCACAAAGACTCTCCTCATCGAATCAGCCCGAGAATGCCGAATATGATCAAATAAAAAGCCACGATGTAATTCAACAATCTCGGAAAAATGAGAATCAGGATTCCCGCGATGAGCGAAACAACGGGCTCAGGCGCTATATTGATTTGCATATTTTTCTATCTCCTTTGATTTTTGCATGATGAGCATGTTTTACCGTTTTTCCGGTCCACTTCATATTCGCCCCATCAACAAGAGAATGACCAGGATCAACAGGATTAATCCGATTCCTCCACTGGGATAAGGCCCCCAGGACCTACTGTGTTTCCAGGTGGGCAAAGCGCCGATCAGTACAAGGATCAGGATGACGATCAGGATGGTTCCCATGGCATTTTCTCCTATCCCCAATGTAAAAAACTGTAACTACTCAGATCATCAGCGACAATTCGGACTGGGTAGCGTAAACGTGCCGGCCTTCGCCGGCATGACTGACTTGGAAACGACATGATATGAGACGTCATTCCAGCGAAAGCCGGAATCCAGTACTTGAGAATGGTCATGCATTGTATGTACTGGGTATTTACAAAAAATATGTTTTTTTCTTCTTTAATGGTTCTAACAGGTCATAATACTTTTCGCCCCTGGAGAACCTGAACCAGTACGACAATGATGGCAATGACCAGAAGTATATGCAGAATGCCGCCCATAGTGTACCCGCTCATCAATCCAAGCAACCACATGACCAAAAGAATGACAAATATTGTCCAGAGCATGTTACCTCCTACTCGGCGCATTTCATTGCCATTTAACAGGTTTACTGCTTCTTCATAGGCTCACCGCAACAAACCAATTCGCCATCACCGGCTTCCATTACTTGCACGACATTTCCACATTCTTCGCACTTGTATACTTCTTTTACCTTCGTCATGATCTGCCTCCATCCGGTCACAATGTTGATTCATTCCTGAGATTTTCATGCGCCATGATCACTCACCTCTCGGCGATGAAATTTTACCTCTTTTTATGAGATACTGATACTTTCTCTAGGCCCTGTCTGTAGGGGAATCGCACATTTATTGCGGGAGAAAATCCCATGAGGTGGAGAAATCTCCCGGGTGCGCATGGGCATGGGAGCATTACTGCCCGACACGCGACTGTTTACACCGCCGTCGCCAAGGTTCACCTCGCATCCTTTTTCGTGTCTTTTTAACGGGTTGCAAAGTGACTCCTCAATTGAGACAATGGCATATCGCATCAGGTGCGCCCCCTGCAGCACGAACAGCTCCAACGAGATCGGGATTCCCAGTGCCCACAACAAAATCCATCCTACCTGATGCTCCTGAAAAAAAACCAAAATCGGCCAGATTTTATTAATAATTACATTAGATCAAACGATAAAAAATAACGAAAGATGACTCTCTTCGGCTTTTGCAGTGAGACCTGGATAAGGCTCTGAAACGAGAGGATACCTTTTTGGGTATCCCTGTCTGTAGGGAAATCGCACATTTATTGTGAGGAAAAACCACGGGGGGCGGGAATAATTCCCGAGCGGAAGCTACGAGGGAGTGGAAGGAGGTGTTTGCCCTGATACTCGTTATGTATGAGATGTTGATACATCCAAAGTTTTGAGCAGTGGCACGGTTTTTGATTATATTGATGTTATTGTTTCGAGGACGTGTGATGCGAGAAGCAGATGAAAGCGACTTTAGCGGCTTTTGGTACGGAAGAATTTGAATCTGCGGCAAGTCAAAATTTTGTCATATCAATCACTAAATATAGAATTCTGACGCGTAGCGAATTTCGGCTAAAAAGCGCATTTTGCTCCGTGGATAAATAATAAGTTTAGTGTATGCAATACCAAAGTGTACCAGAGCAAACTGGAAAAAAACTGATTTAGGAATGAGATACATGCAGATGGAAAATCGATGTCTCCGACGATGGATTCAACGGACCATTTTGGCTTTTCTGCTTCTTGCGTTAGGATGTGGATTCGCTCCTGTTTCCGCGAATGCCGCTGTTCCCAAACTGCCGCGATTTCCATCGATCAATCCTGACGGTTCAGAGATTGTTTTCAGTGTCGGCGGAGATCTCTGGATCGTTCCGGTACATGGCGGCGTGGCGAACCGGCTGACTCGGCATCGTTTCGACGACCTGCATTCAAGCTGGAGCCCCGACGGTCAATCCCTCGTCTTCACGTCGATGCGCGACGGCTATATGAACCTTTGGCGCATTCAGCGCGACGGCACGGGGACTGCCCAGCTGACCCACAGTGATCGCTTCCTGCGCGCACCGCATTGGTCGATTGATGAACAAGGGATGGAGATCGTCACCTTTTCGGCTCTTCTTGAGGCCGATGTCTACCGTGATCAGCGTCCTTACCGGATATCACCGCAAGGCGGGGAACATGAACTCCTTCATCAAGCCTTCGGTTCCGAACCTCGCCTTTCTCCGGATGGTCAACGAGTCGTCTTTACCCGCGGTGGATATTATCACGACTGGAATCATCGACGGTATCGCGGACCAGATGCAATGAACGTCTGGGTTCTGCATCGCTCGGAAGAGCGTTTCGAGGCCGTCACGGAATGGGAAGGCGACGACGGGAGCGCCAGGTGGGTGGACAACAATACGCTGCTCTTCATGTCTGAACGCCAGCTCGACACGGTCAATCTCTACCGTGTCAACCTGGATGGCGACAATCGTGCTCTTCAGCGTATCACGCATTTTAGAGGACGAGGCATTCAGGATTTTGACGTCTCAAGGGATGGAAGCATGGCCGTTCTTCAGGTCTGGGATCGGCTGTACACCCTGAACCTTGTTGATCCCCGGGCTGAGCCGAAACCGTTGCATATTCAAACGGGTGATGATGGCTGGGATGACCATACCTTGCGCTGGATCGACCGGGACGTTACCGAGGCCGTACTCAGTCCGGATGGACAAGTAATGGCTTATATTGCCTATGGACGGGTCTACATCCGCCATGTCGACGAATACAGTCCCACCCGGGCGGTAATTCCGGATTCCCATGCCCGTCACCAGGATATAGCATGGTCTCAGGATGGGCTGCATCTATATTTTGTCAGTGATGCCGACGGTACGCTCTCAATCTACAAGGCCCAGGTGGCACTGACCCGAGATGAAATCCGTCTCGCCCATCAGCAACTCCCGATGGAAAGTGGCGCGCTTCTTGCGAAAAGCACTGCAACGCACGTATCGCGCGGGCCCGAAAGCGCGCAACATAACTACGAGCACTCCGTGAATTCGAATGTGGATGATCCTTTAGCGCCGCTGCATCCCAACAATCCACTTGATCCTCTGGATTCGCTCGATCCGTCCGAACCGGAACCGGCCGGAGAGCCGACTGATGTGCCTTCTTCTTCGCAGGATAAGAGCCAAGCCACGGAGAAGTCGGGACCCATGGCCGAACAAGAGGATCCTGCTCGTTGGCATGATGCCGTTCAATTCCGTGTCGTGTCCGTTGTCGTGGAAGATGGCAACGACCGTGGTGTTTCGCCTTCCCCTGATGGTCGTTCCGTCGCATTTCGCCGTGGACGTGGGGATCTGGTTGTGATGGATCTTCTCACGAAAGAGCTTCGAACGCTTGTGAAGGGCTGGGACAGTGCTCTGCATTGGCGCTGGTCGCCGGACGGGCGTCATCTCGCTTATGACCAGAACGATCTGAACTTCAGCACAATATATTTATTACTCCCGCGGATGGTTCACACGAACCCGTGAACATTACCCGTCATCCACGCAACGACTTCAATCCCCGCTGGTCGGCGGACGGCAGAATATTGACCTTCATCTCCAATCGATCAGGTGACGGTTACGATCTCTACAGGGTCTGTCTCGATCCCGAGATGAATAATTGGACCCGGCGTGAGTTGAACAATTACTATGACAGGGCTCGCGTCGCTGCCGGCAAGCACCGCCCACTACCTGTTCGCAAGCCTGGAACGATACTCTCGCTGAGACAACCCGCGTGGCAGGCCGCCAATGGGCTTGAACTGGAAAAAGCCTGGCAGCGCGTGGAACGCGTCATGGCATCTCCCGATCATCAAACAGCCAACGAGATGACCCCTGGCGGCGACCGGTACGTCTTCAATGCCGGAGACGAAGGGCTGATCGCCGTGAACTGGGACGGCAGCGACCGCAAGCGTCTGGGGCCACGGGGAAATGTACAACACCTCGATGTTGTGGGTAACCGAGTGATTTACATTGCGGATGGGCGTGTCGGCATTGCTCCGCTGGACGGTAAAGCGCACACGCAGGTTGACATCTCAGGTCGTATCCGAATCGATCTTCAGGAAGAGTCTTTACAGAAGTTTCGGGAAGTGGCGCGAGTGATCGAGGAAGGTTTTTACCGGCCGGACATGAAGGGCTTGAACTGGAAGAGGCTTGTCGCTGACTACGAGGAACTCATTGTCAGGACTCGAACCGCAAGTGAATTCAGCGATATCGCCAATCGACTCCTGGGGGAGCTGTCAGCCTCGCACATGGGACTCTCCGATCCGGGGCCGGGTTCCGCATTACGCGAACCCTCTGGTCGTTTGGGTATTGAATATGCGCGGGTGACTCTGGAGGATGGGAGGAAAGGGTATCTGATTACGAAGATCATTCCCGGAGGACCCTCGGACCGTGGACCTGCCCGCCTGTCCCAGGGCGATATAATAACCCGGATTGATATGCAAAGCTTTGATGAATATGATTCCTTGCTGGAGCGGTTGCGAGGAAAAGTCGAACAGGAAGTTATTGTCGACTTCGACCGATCCATCGGCGGCAAACGTGTCGCATCCCAGGCGATCTTAACTCCAATCTCCTACAACGACTTTGCCGAACTGCGTTACGATGCTTTTCAGGAAGAGAGCCGGCGCAAGGTTTTGGAACTTTCAGGTGGACGCATCGGCTATATTCATATCGAGGAGATGAATCAGGCCTCGTTGGAAAAATTTCAGGCCCATCTGTACGCGGCTGCTGAATCGAAAGACGGCCTGATTATCGATGTTCGCAACAATGGCGGGGGGCATACCAGCGACCGCATCCTTGCTTCGATCATGACCGCGGAACATGCCTATACGGTCCCCGCTGGAGCCGATCCACATTTGAATGGCCGCTATCCCCAGGATCGCCTGGACGCACCACGCTATACCCTGCCGATCAACATGCTGGCCAATGAGAAAAGCTTTTCAAACTCAGAAATCCTGGCCCACGCATTCAAGACGCTTGGACGAGGTACGTTGGTGGGAAAACAGACCTACGGAGGGGTCATTTCCGCCGGTAGCCACTATTTGATCAATGGGGCAACGGTCCGCCTGCCCTTTCGTGGGTGGTATCTGCCGGACGGCACCGATATGGAGCAAAACGGCGCAATCCCCGACCTGTTTGTTGATCATACTCCGGCTGACGAGATCGCCGGGCGTGATCGACAACTTGAGGCGGCGGTAATAAATTTGCTTCAAATGACCTCACGGCGCCCTTCCCGGAATGCATCATAAAGACGGCATCTTGACGGCCAAGCTTGGCCGTCAGAATGCCTTGGATAGCCTTCAGCGGGGCGGAACCAAGTCAATTTGGTTCTCATAAATCCCCTCCGCAAGTGGCTGGTACCCCCTGTTTTGGCCAGTTCAAAACTCCCTCGCCAGCCTCGTCTCATCAAGCCGCTTGTCCAGTAAGAACTATTTATCTCCTCCTGCTTTTGTCTTTGTACCCTTCTGCTTTTGTTCCCCTCTGTTATTTTTCAATGGCCCAATGGTTACGGACCAGCGCCTTGATTTTGTGACACCCATCTTCCCTCCGTGGCCCAAAACCCGGATCAAACGTTCCTTCTGCCGCCACCTCGCAACCTCCGCCCGGGAATTTTTCCCGTCGGCTACGAGATTTTTCCTCACACAAAATAAGCGATTCTCCTACAGACAGGAATGCTCAAAAGATTATCCTCCAGTTACGTAGCCAGTGGTGTGGGTAAGACAACCAAAACAAGGCGACATTCAAAATCGGAGGTTAAACAAGACGTAAGAATCAATCGGTTGGAAGATCAGTGTCACTTCAATCAACGAATAATGTATGTAAAGGAGAAATGACTATGAAAGCTTTGTTGGCTAGTATTATTATCGGATTACTGAGTTTGAGTCCCGCATTCGCGCAAAGTACTGTGGACACGAAACAAAAAGAAACTGATCAGAAACGCTCTGAACAAACTGGCGAACAGAAAGTCTTGCCGAAATATGATAATGAGCGCAAAGTAACCACTGATCCCGCGCGTCCTCATCGGGCCACGGAAGTAGAGCCTCAGGAAGGATATCAGCGTGTATCGTCTGATCTCATCACCGCGGACGACCTGAAGGGCGCAAGTGTCTATGACACTAAGAATGAAAGCGTGGCCGATGTAAAGGAAGTATTGATCACACCTGAAGGTAAAATTGATCGACTTATCGTGGACGTTGGTGGCTTTCTCGGCATGGGTGCCCGCAGCGTATCTATTAATGTGAATGAAGCCGACATTCACAAGGATGCGAAGGATGACATTCGCGTCTACATTCCCATGAGTGAGGAAGAACTGCGTCAGATGCCGGAGTACAAAAAATAAAACTGACAGGTTGTTCCCTTGAGACAACCTTTCGAACTGTCCAGGCACGGAGAAATCTGTCGCCTGGACAGTTTTTTGATGTCTCCTCTACTTCTCATGAGGGGAAGGTGAATGGGTGTGATTATCAAGAAGCAGTACTACTGGGGATATCTGGTTGTTGGGTTGAGCCTGGTGCTCACGTATGCGATCTATTTCGGATCCATGTGGTTCTACGACGACTGGTATACATACCGCCTGAAGTATCTTGCCAAGATCGGAAGCATGGGAACGACCATGCTGATGTGCTGGGCGCTGGTGCTGGCCGCGCGGTTGCGTATCGTGGAGCGGTTGTTCGGGGGCCTGGACAAGGTCTACAAGGCGCACCGCGGAATTGGCGAAGTCGCCTTGTACCTCATTTTACTGCACCCGATATTTTTGGCCCTGAATCCTGAATTCGACTTCGTTCGTTTTTTCTGGATAGCCCAACTGCCCGGCGAAGCGGGACATCATTTATTTGCCCGGATGACCGGTCTGATCGCCCTGGGAGCCCTGGTCGGGCTGACGTCGTTGTCGCTCTGGATCTCGCCACCTTACCACTACTGGAAACAGACGCACAACATCTTCGGGCTGGTGCTGGCGCTGGTGATCTTCCACGGAGTCGTCGCCCAGGGCGAGATCATGTCGTATCCGGTGCTTGGGGCTTGGTTCGCCGTGTGGGCCGCGGTCGGGATGTGTTGCTATGTCTTCATTCGGGTACTCTACAGGTGGTTTGGGCCGCTCCATGACTACCTGGTGGATCATGTCCGAATCCTGGGCGACATCACCGAGGTGTATCTGCGCCCGCGGGATCCGAAACGGAAGATGGCCTTTCACCCCGGCCAGTTTCTGTACGTCTACTTCGATTCCACGGATCTGCGGGCCGAGCCGCATCCATTCAGCATTTCATCGGCGCCCCAGGCCGCGAACATCCGGATATCCGTCAAGAAAATGGGCGACTGGACAAAGCAGCTTCCCATCCTGAAGCCGGGTCAGCGGGCCTATGTCTGGGGGCCCTACGGCAAGTTCGGCGAACACATGACGGAGCATGCGGACATGGAATCCGTGCTGGTAGCCGGCGGAATCGGGATCACGCCCTTTTTGAGCATGGTGGAGAATGCGGATTTCCTGACGGGCAAATACAACAAGGCGCATCTCTTCTACAGCGTGCAGGTACCGGAAGAAGCCTATTACCACGACGAAATCACGGACCTTGGCGTAAAGGAGGAATACCTGCACTACATCCCCCACTCTTCCGATTCCGAAGGATATCTCACGCCGGAGGTCATCGCGGACCGGGTGGGCGACCTGAAGACCAAGGTCTATCTGATCTGCGGGCCGAAAGTGCTGATGGATTCCCTCCGGGAACAGCTCATGGAAGCCGACGTGCCTTTTGAACAGATCTTCACGGAAGACTTCAGCATCATCTGATGCCAAAACAATAGCGGCTTATCCGGTTCAGTACATGGCCAGGATAGAACTCAAACATCGTACGAACCGCCCGCTCCCGTTGGTCGCTCAAGGCGTTGAGGACGCAAAGAAGAATTTTACTTCCGCTGGAAAGATGCGGAAGTCAAAAGGGCTTCACGCCTGACGGCGATATATCTTGTCTCCCGTCAGGGAACGCCAATCTTTTTGGAAAGCAGCTCTTTCCCTGCTTTCCAAAATGTTTTCCTTGGCGAACGTTGCGCCTCGAGCGAAGCGGGCGGTTCATTCTTCAAAAAAACTCTCCAGCCGAACAAACCACAATTGCATCCATCGGAGGAACAACATGAACCAGGAATCTCCAAAACCGTCGGCTGTTCTGAACGGACAGACCGCCGTGGTCACCGGCGGCAGTTCGGGCATCGGCGCGGGCATTGCACGGGCTCTGGGCGAAGCCGGGGCCAACGTGGTGGTCAACTACTCCGGCAGCCGCGAGAGGGCCGAGGAGGTCGTCGCGAGGATCAGAGAACAGGGCTCCCAGGCCGTTGCCGTCCAGGCCGACGTGAGCAGCGAGTCGGATGTGGAGGCCATGTTCCGCCAAGCAGTGGAGATATTCGGCACCGTGGACATCCTGATCAGCAACGCCGGAGTGCAGCAGGACGCGGCCTTTACGGAGATGACCCTGGATGAATGGAACAAGGTCATCAGCATCAATCTGACCGGAGCCTTCCTCTGCGCCCGGGCCGCGACCCGGGAATTTCTCCGCCGGGGCATGGTTCCGGGGCGCTCTTCAGCCCTGGGCAAGATCATTTTCGTCAGTTCGGTGCATGAGATAATCCCCTGGTCCGGACGGGTGAACTACGCGGCGTCCAAGGGCGGCCTGATGCTGTTCATGAAAAGCATCGCCCAGGAGCTGGGAGCAAAGGGAATTCGCGTGAACAGCATCGCTCCCGGCGCGATCAGGACGCCCATCAATCGCGAATCCTGGGATGACCCGGAGGCCAAGGCCGAACTGTTGAAGCTGATCCCGCGCAATCGAATCGGAGACTCCTCGGATATCGGCAAGGCGGCTTTGTGGCTGGCTTCGGACGAGTCGGACTACGTCCACGGCACGAGCCTGGTGGTGGACGGAGGCATGACACTCTATCCCGGATTCATCTCCGCCGGCTGAGCCGCTCACCATCAACGCCCCCGTGGGCTGCGCCCTTTAGCGATTTCGATGGACCTTTTTCAGAGCATTGTCTTTGATTTCATCCAATCTGCCGTTGAATCACTTTTCATTGTGAATGCATGAGCCTGGAACCGGTTGCCACTGACCGGCAACCTGTTCCAGATTCGACTCATCATTTCAGTGCTCAGAACTAGAATACGCCGAGCAGCCACAGAATAATGAGCAATGTAACCGGCACTCCGAGAAGCCATAAGATAATAGGCATGACGTTACTCCTTTATTGTTGAAGGTGAATGCGCTTCCGCCAGATATATACTTCCGGATATGCTTCCGGATATGCTTGATCAGCTTGCTGTCGGAAGCGAAAATTGATGCAAGAGAGCAGGACTCGCTACTGCTGCCGGACAATGATCAACTAGGGCATTATGTATTTTTCATCGAACACAAATGTATGTATGCAGACACATTTGCCGTATCACGGGCTGATCAGGATGGCCCTGGCCGGTGCGCCGTCCGTGTTGATCCGCAAAGGCAGGCCCAAAAAAATGTATTTTCCCGCGGAGATATCCCGCAGATCGAGGCCCTCGAAAACCGTCATCGCCGGGACCAGGGTCAGGTGGACCTTCATCCCGCTCTCAAAGGGCTCCACGCTCAGATAGTCCACGCCCACGGTCTTCACCTGCTGCTTCGCCAGATAGGCGGCTCCATCCGCGGTCAGATGGGCGTAATCCTCGCGGAACCGGTCATAGCCCTTCAGGGAGTTCTCCGTCTTGAGCAGTACGATGAGGTCTTTGTGGACGTCTTCATTTTTCAGATGTTCCGCGGTGATTTGCCGCCCATGGCGAGTCATGTCCAGAACGACGCAGGGGCCGTAGAAACTTTCCAGGGGCAGCTCGGCCACGCCGGCGCCGCCTTTTTCGATATGCAGCCGCGCATCGACATGCGTTCCGGTATGCATGCCCAGGAAGAGGGACGACTCGTTGATGCCGTCATCCTGGACATTCTTATACTGGTCAATGCGCGGCGCGGGATTACCCGGATAGACAAGCATGTCCGGGTGGATCAGCATGGATATGTCATGAATTTTCATCGGTTGCTCCTTTTGTCTTTACTGATTTCCCGTCGGCATCCCGACCGTTCCGGAATTCCCTGTGACCGGGAGTGCCCACCGGATCATGCACCGGCACATCCAGCCCCTTGGCATAGGCCAGATAGAAAATGCTGTTGATCAGGCCGATATGCGTGAAGGCCTGGGGAAAATTGCCGAGGAATTCTCCGGTTTCCGGTGTCAGTTGTTCTGAAAACAGTCCGAGATGATTGGCATATTGAACAATGTTCCTGAAGATGTTCTCGGCTTCTTCGATCCGTCCCGAAAGAGCCAGCACGTCCACCAGCCAGAAGGTGCACAACCCGAACGCCCCTTCCTCGCCGGGGAGACCGTCGTCGGCGATATACCGGCGGATCAGGCCGTCGCTCATCAATTCTTCCATGATCCGATTAACGGTTCCCTGGATCTTGGGATCGTCAGCCGGCAGAAACTCCACCAGGGGCAGGCGGAGATTGGCGGCATCCATGTCCTTGGAGCCGTAGGATTGGACGAAGGCATTCAGTTCGGCATCAAACCCGTTTTGCATGATCTGCTCCCGGATTGTCTTCCGGGTGGCGTCCCAGAGTTCCACATTGCCTTTGAGCCCGAAAAATTCGGCCAGAAGCAGGGCCTTGTCCAGAGCGGCCCAGGCCATCACCTTGGAATAGACGAAATGACGCTTTTCTCCCCGGAACTCCCAGATTCCGTAGTCGGGCCGCTCCCACACTTCCACCACGTGGTCGGCGACCCAGACGATAAACTCACTGATGTCCTCCGTGAGCGGATGCCCTCTCCGGGCCAGTTCGTACGCCGTACTGACCAGCTCGCCGTAGACCTCGAGCTGAAACTGATCGTAGGCTTCGTTGCCGATGTTCACCGGTCTCGAGCCCTTGTATCCTTCCAGGTGTTCAAGCTGATGCTCGGTCAATTCCAATTCGCCG
The DNA window shown above is from Desulfonatronum sp. SC1 and carries:
- a CDS encoding lmo0937 family membrane protein, translating into MLWTIFVILLVMWLLGLMSGYTMGGILHILLVIAIIVVLVQVLQGRKVL
- a CDS encoding CsbD family protein, whose amino-acid sequence is MKSSTKDKAEGKMHQAKGKAKEVVGKAVGNPDMEAEGKVEKLGGVVQEKVGDVKRAVGE
- a CDS encoding PD40 domain-containing protein yields the protein MQMENRCLRRWIQRTILAFLLLALGCGFAPVSANAAVPKLPRFPSINPDGSEIVFSVGGDLWIVPVHGGVANRLTRHRFDDLHSSWSPDGQSLVFTSMRDGYMNLWRIQRDGTGTAQLTHSDRFLRAPHWSIDEQGMEIVTFSALLEADVYRDQRPYRISPQGGEHELLHQAFGSEPRLSPDGQRVVFTRGGYYHDWNHRRYRGPDAMNVWVLHRSEERFEAVTEWEGDDGSARWVDNNTLLFMSERQLDTVNLYRVNLDGDNRALQRITHFRGRGIQDFDVSRDGSMAVLQVWDRLYTLNLVDPRAEPKPLHIQTGDDGWDDHTLRWIDRDVTEAVLSPDGQVMAYIAYGRVYIRHVDEYSPTRAVIPDSHARHQDIAWSQDGLHLYFVSDADGTLSIYKAQVALTRDEIRLAHQQLPMESGALLAKSTATHVSRGPESAQHNYEHSVNSNVDDPLAPLHPNNPLDPLDSLDPSEPEPAGEPTDVPSSSQDKSQATEKSGPMAEQEDPARWHDAVQFRVVSVVVEDGNDRGVSPSPDGRSVAFRRGRGDLVVMDLLTKELRTLVKGWDSALHWRWSPDGRHLAYDQNDLNFSTIYLLLPRMVHTNP
- a CDS encoding glucose 1-dehydrogenase → MNQESPKPSAVLNGQTAVVTGGSSGIGAGIARALGEAGANVVVNYSGSRERAEEVVARIREQGSQAVAVQADVSSESDVEAMFRQAVEIFGTVDILISNAGVQQDAAFTEMTLDEWNKVISINLTGAFLCARAATREFLRRGMVPGRSSALGKIIFVSSVHEIIPWSGRVNYAASKGGLMLFMKSIAQELGAKGIRVNSIAPGAIRTPINRESWDDPEAKAELLKLIPRNRIGDSSDIGKAALWLASDESDYVHGTSLVVDGGMTLYPGFISAG
- a CDS encoding cyclase family protein, which translates into the protein MKIHDISMLIHPDMLVYPGNPAPRIDQYKNVQDDGINESSLFLGMHTGTHVDARLHIEKGGAGVAELPLESFYGPCVVLDMTRHGRQITAEHLKNEDVHKDLIVLLKTENSLKGYDRFREDYAHLTADGAAYLAKQQVKTVGVDYLSVEPFESGMKVHLTLVPAMTVFEGLDLRDISAGKYIFLGLPLRINTDGAPARAILISP
- a CDS encoding DUF3096 domain-containing protein, which codes for MQINIAPEPVVSLIAGILILIFPRLLNYIVAFYLIIFGILGLIR
- a CDS encoding ferric reductase-like transmembrane domain-containing protein, producing the protein MGVIIKKQYYWGYLVVGLSLVLTYAIYFGSMWFYDDWYTYRLKYLAKIGSMGTTMLMCWALVLAARLRIVERLFGGLDKVYKAHRGIGEVALYLILLHPIFLALNPEFDFVRFFWIAQLPGEAGHHLFARMTGLIALGALVGLTSLSLWISPPYHYWKQTHNIFGLVLALVIFHGVVAQGEIMSYPVLGAWFAVWAAVGMCCYVFIRVLYRWFGPLHDYLVDHVRILGDITEVYLRPRDPKRKMAFHPGQFLYVYFDSTDLRAEPHPFSISSAPQAANIRISVKKMGDWTKQLPILKPGQRAYVWGPYGKFGEHMTEHADMESVLVAGGIGITPFLSMVENADFLTGKYNKAHLFYSVQVPEEAYYHDEITDLGVKEEYLHYIPHSSDSEGYLTPEVIADRVGDLKTKVYLICGPKVLMDSLREQLMEADVPFEQIFTEDFSII
- a CDS encoding S41 family peptidase, giving the protein MNITRHPRNDFNPRWSADGRILTFISNRSGDGYDLYRVCLDPEMNNWTRRELNNYYDRARVAAGKHRPLPVRKPGTILSLRQPAWQAANGLELEKAWQRVERVMASPDHQTANEMTPGGDRYVFNAGDEGLIAVNWDGSDRKRLGPRGNVQHLDVVGNRVIYIADGRVGIAPLDGKAHTQVDISGRIRIDLQEESLQKFREVARVIEEGFYRPDMKGLNWKRLVADYEELIVRTRTASEFSDIANRLLGELSASHMGLSDPGPGSALREPSGRLGIEYARVTLEDGRKGYLITKIIPGGPSDRGPARLSQGDIITRIDMQSFDEYDSLLERLRGKVEQEVIVDFDRSIGGKRVASQAILTPISYNDFAELRYDAFQEESRRKVLELSGGRIGYIHIEEMNQASLEKFQAHLYAAAESKDGLIIDVRNNGGGHTSDRILASIMTAEHAYTVPAGADPHLNGRYPQDRLDAPRYTLPINMLANEKSFSNSEILAHAFKTLGRGTLVGKQTYGGVISAGSHYLINGATVRLPFRGWYLPDGTDMEQNGAIPDLFVDHTPADEIAGRDRQLEAAVINLLQMTSRRPSRNAS
- a CDS encoding DUF3309 family protein translates to MGTILIVILILVLIGALPTWKHSRSWGPYPSGGIGLILLILVILLLMGRI
- a CDS encoding PRC-barrel domain-containing protein, giving the protein MKALLASIIIGLLSLSPAFAQSTVDTKQKETDQKRSEQTGEQKVLPKYDNERKVTTDPARPHRATEVEPQEGYQRVSSDLITADDLKGASVYDTKNESVADVKEVLITPEGKIDRLIVDVGGFLGMGARSVSINVNEADIHKDAKDDIRVYIPMSEEELRQMPEYKK